One genomic region from Streptomyces sp. NBC_01431 encodes:
- a CDS encoding transposase domain-containing protein: MTAGARLAAGRPGGAWAPRPGQAEPATDERLWDRITVGLLTRTFPPESVDRVVAQCGRGGRRNRLPPRVVVYLVLVSGLSSTALRWLNVSTEYSPW; this comes from the coding sequence GTGACAGCAGGAGCTCGGCTGGCAGCGGGGCGTCCAGGAGGCGCTTGGGCGCCACGCCCTGGGCAGGCCGAGCCGGCGACGGATGAGCGGTTGTGGGACCGGATCACGGTCGGGCTGTTGACGCGTACGTTTCCGCCGGAGTCGGTGGACCGGGTGGTTGCCCAGTGCGGGCGGGGGGGGCGGCGTAATCGGCTGCCGCCGCGGGTGGTGGTCTATTTAGTGCTGGTCAGCGGCTTGTCCAGTACCGCCTTGAGGTGGCTGAACGTTTCGACGGAGTACTCACCGTGGTAG